The following is a genomic window from Paenibacillus sp. FSL R5-0766.
AGTACATTTGACCAAGCTCAGCACCGATATATCCGCCACCGATAACGATCATGCTTTTTGGTACTTCAGGCAAGTTCAGAGCTTCTGTCGAAGACAGAATGCGTCCGCCAAACGGGAAAGGTTTCAGTTCGATTGGACGGGAACCTGTTGCAATAATTGCATTTTTAAATTTGTAACGTGGAGACTCGTGGTCATTGAATACACGAGCTTCGTTTTCGTTGATGAACATGCACTCACCGTTGAAAACTTCAACTTTGTTGCCTTTGAGCAAACCAGCTACGCCGCCAGTCATTTTCTTAACAACGCCGTTTTTGAACTCTTGAGTTTTGCTGAAGTCCACTTTTACGTTCTCAGCAGAGATACCAAAAGCTTCACCGTGAAGTGCAGACTCATATTGGTGTGCAGCAGAGATCAGGGCTTTGGATGGAATACATCCACGGTTCAAACAAACACCGCCCAGTTCGGATTTGTCTACGATCAATACGCTTTGGCCCAGTTGAGCAGCGCGGATGGCAGCTACATAGCCGCCAGGACCCGCACCAATTACTAATGTGTCGATATTGAGAGAAGCGTCGCCTACTACCATATCTTACACCTCCATAACAAGCAGCTCAGGGTTAGCGAGCAGCTGTTTAATGTAATTCATAAAGTTTTGTGCTGTTGCGCCATCGATGATACGGTGGTCAAAGCTCAGGGAAAGAGCCATTACAGGTGCTGCAACTACTTCGCCGTTTTTGATCACTGCTTTTTCGCTGATACGTCCTGTTCCGAGAATAGCAACTTCAGGGAAGTTGATGATTGGTGTGAAGAACATACCGCCAGCAGAACCGATGTTACTGATGGAGATCGTGCTTCCTCTCATTTCATTCGCGCTCAATTTGCCCTCACGACCACGAGCAGCCAGATCACGGATAGAATCAGCAATCATCCAGATGGATTTACGATCAGCATCTTTGATAACAGGAACGATCAAACCGTTGTCTGTATCTGTAGCGATACCGATGTTGTAGTATTTTTTGTAAACAATTTCGTTAGCTTCTTCATCAATCATAGCGTTCAGAGCCGGGAATTGGCGAGAAGCCGCAACCAGTGCTTTAACGATGAATGGCAGATAAGTAACTTTTGTTCCTTTTTTCTCTGCAATTGGTTTCATGCGAGTACGGAAAGCAACCAATTCAGTTACGTCCACTTCGTCCATGATTGTAACGTGAGGTGCTGTGTAAGCCGATTTAACCATCGCATTAGAGATCGCTTTACGGATACCTTTGAATGGTACGCGCTCTTCTTCAACGTGTTGATCAGCTGCAGCCGCTGCTGGTGCTGCGGATTTTTTCTCTTCTTGAGCCGGAGCTTCGGAAGATGCCGCTGCGGAAGAACCGCCACCGTTTTTGAAGGATTCAACATCTTCTTTGGTTACTTTACCGTTGTTGCCAGTGCCGTTAACCTGAGCGATGTCTACACCTTGTTCGCGAGCAAATTTACGCACGCTTGGTGTTGCCAGAACGTCTTTGGCAGGTACTGCCGGAACGCTGTTGTTGCCGCCTTCTTTAGCTGCATCCGAACTGGAAGCTGCTGCAGAAGAACCGCTTGTGTCAGCTCCGCCTTGAGCTGCATCTTTCTCTTGCTCGCCTTGATCGCCAGCAGGAGCGTCGTCTTGCTCAGGAAGTTCGCCTTCTGCATCGATGATCGCTACAACTTCACCAACGTGGCAGACTTGACCGTCTTTAGCGAATACTTCTGTAACTGTTCCGTTAACCGGACAAGGTACTTCTACAACCGCTTTGTCGTTCTGTACTTCCATGATGATGTCGTCGTCAGTTACTTTGTCACCGACTTTGATGTGCATCTTGATGATTTCGCCTTCGTGCAGGCCTTCGCCCAATTCAGGGAATTTATATTCAAATTTAGCCAACTGAAAAACCTCCTTGATTATGTGCTCAATCCTGAAAACAACCCTTAACTCCAAGAAACAACTGTTACTGCTAATGCAAATAACTGTTACTCAAGGGGCTAATGGCTGTTTACAGTGCAGCTTGCGCTGCGGTGTGAATCACCATACTGCGCCTTGCGGCATGTCAGATGATTAAATTAGAAATTTACGACTTTGTTAACCGCAGCAACGATACGCGCCGGGTTAGGCAGCCATGTATCTTCGATTTGTGCAAATGGATATACAGTGTCCGGGCCAGCTACACGCAGAACCGGTGCTTCCAAGTGCAGGATTGCTTTTTCATTGATTTGGGCAATGACTTCAGCTGCAACACCTGCGCTCTTTTGAGCTTCCTGTACAACAATTGCACGGTTTGTTTTCTTAACGGAAGCAACGATAGTATCGATGTCGATCGGGCTAACCGTACGAAGGTCGATAACTTCAACTTTGATTCCTTGTTTTTCGAGTTCATCTGCTGCTTTCACAGAAGTGTGAACCATCATACCGTAAGTAATGATTGTTACATCAGAACCTTCACGAACAACGTTCGCTTTACCCAACTCAACAACGTAATCTTCTTCAGGCACTTCAGCACGGAAAGCATGGTACAAGTTCAAGTGCTCCATGAAGAATACAGGATCGTTATCGCGAATAGAAGCGATCATCAGTCCTTTTGCATCGTAAGGGTTGGAAGGAACAACTACTTTGATACCTGGTGTTTGCGTGAGCAAACCTTCCAGGGAATCTGTATGCAATTCTGCCGCTTTTACACCGCCACCGAATGGTGTACGGAATACGATTGGAGAATTGTATTTTCCACCGGAGCGGAAACGCATACGAGCAGCTTGCACTACCATTTGGTCAAGAGCTTCGAAGATAAAACCAACGAATTGGATCTCAGCAACCGGACGGAAGCCTTGTACACCCAGACCTACAGCCAGACCACCAATAGCGGACTCAGCCAGTGGAGTATCAAATACACGCTCTTCGCCAAACTCTTTTTGCAGACCTTCCGTTACACGGAAAACGCCGCCTACATTACCTACGTCTTCACCGAAAAGCAGAACGTTAGGATCACGTTTCAACTCCACGCGAAGCGCATCACGGATTGCTTCTTTCATGTTCATTTGTGCCATTTGCTTCATTTCCTCCTTAAACATTGACAGTTCACATTTGAATTCGTACATGTATACCGGGACATTAAAGTCGCGGATGTTTATGCTTTATCGGAAAAAACTTATTGGAAATCAGCTTTTTGCTCTTCCAAGTGCTTAGGCGTTTGTTCGAACATGCTGTCGATCAAGCCTGAAATCGTCATTTTCTCGGTTTTTTCCGCTTTTTTGATCTCTTCATTTACTTTAGCTTTTGCTTCTTCTTTCACACGTGCTGTATCTTCTTCAGTCCAAAGACCTTTTTTCTCCAGATATTTAGCGAAACGTGCGATAGGATCTTTAGCAGACCATTCTGCCTCTTCTTCTTTTGTACGATACTTGGAAGCATCATCCGAAAGGGAGTGAGGACGGAAACGGTAAGTTACTGCTTCGATCAATGTTGCGCCTTCTCCGTTACGTCCACGCTCAGCAGCTTCCTGAACAGCTTTGATAACAGCG
Proteins encoded in this region:
- a CDS encoding dihydrolipoamide acetyltransferase family protein, with protein sequence MAKFEYKFPELGEGLHEGEIIKMHIKVGDKVTDDDIIMEVQNDKAVVEVPCPVNGTVTEVFAKDGQVCHVGEVVAIIDAEGELPEQDDAPAGDQGEQEKDAAQGGADTSGSSAAASSSDAAKEGGNNSVPAVPAKDVLATPSVRKFAREQGVDIAQVNGTGNNGKVTKEDVESFKNGGGSSAAASSEAPAQEEKKSAAPAAAAADQHVEEERVPFKGIRKAISNAMVKSAYTAPHVTIMDEVDVTELVAFRTRMKPIAEKKGTKVTYLPFIVKALVAASRQFPALNAMIDEEANEIVYKKYYNIGIATDTDNGLIVPVIKDADRKSIWMIADSIRDLAARGREGKLSANEMRGSTISISNIGSAGGMFFTPIINFPEVAILGTGRISEKAVIKNGEVVAAPVMALSLSFDHRIIDGATAQNFMNYIKQLLANPELLVMEV
- a CDS encoding alpha-ketoacid dehydrogenase subunit beta, producing the protein MAQMNMKEAIRDALRVELKRDPNVLLFGEDVGNVGGVFRVTEGLQKEFGEERVFDTPLAESAIGGLAVGLGVQGFRPVAEIQFVGFIFEALDQMVVQAARMRFRSGGKYNSPIVFRTPFGGGVKAAELHTDSLEGLLTQTPGIKVVVPSNPYDAKGLMIASIRDNDPVFFMEHLNLYHAFRAEVPEEDYVVELGKANVVREGSDVTIITYGMMVHTSVKAADELEKQGIKVEVIDLRTVSPIDIDTIVASVKKTNRAIVVQEAQKSAGVAAEVIAQINEKAILHLEAPVLRVAGPDTVYPFAQIEDTWLPNPARIVAAVNKVVNF